GGTTGTATGGCCTCCTCCCACTTTTACTACTTATGCTGTCCTCTGAACATGGTAAGGAACAAATCTTAAAGAAACGCGAATCAGTCCCTTGACCGATCTTATTTCTTCAGTCCCAAAGAAGTCATAAGGTCTCAAAAcattaaactctgtttctctccccacagatgctgcagaCCCGCTGTgtctttccagaattttctgtttcaaACCCCGTCTAGCAGGGTTGCCAActatgattaaatgtattcctggaggtttcatcacatgcctTGCCCCGacactccagccattagtcggccagtACATCATCCTTCTGATGCTCGGCCTTCCTACGCTAATTGGCAAGCAAAAAGATTCATTTCCCAATTGGGCAATGCTCACCCGTCAGACAAATGGCCTTTTCCCCCATTATTTTATAATTTgcgaagagaaatgttcaaagaaaatgagaaTGTCCTGGACGTTAATCTTCAATTCCCAGAGACTCCGGGCCAATCCTTGAGGATTGGCAACCCTAGTGTCTGGCTTGGATTAGTTTAGTTTGGTTATTGCACATCTCCCAGCTGAGATATTGAAAGGACCAATGTTGGCCAACTAAAGTTTCAATGAGGTAGTATATATCCCACAAGTGCTGGTATCATCAGTCATTTGAGTGGCTCcttcaaaaaatattttaaaaacaagtTTATACCACTGGTGTTAATGCCATATAAAAGTGCACATGAAAACTCGTTTTAAAAGGTTTATTTCGACAATTGAACCAAAGTCAGTCAGGATTTGCATTTAAGCTGTTAAGATGTAAAAGTTGTGACTGTTGTTACAATCCCAATTGATGTTACAACTGGACGGGGAGATTTGATACATATAAATGACacatttccgcccccccccctcccccccctcatccaCACACTTTAGCAACTAACAGTGACCCACTCTTTGAGATATagaataaacggctgccatcttcgGTACGACCCCTTGATTGCTTCCTTCACGGTGTACTTGAGTTTCTCGAGGTATAGGGActcccatcagatctcccagccacaTTGAGGCACTGgatagagaagctgacctccaacccaTCAGCACACACCTGagaaatcagcgaggtgaaggccaggacatcagcccctACACCAGTCTGTagctccggcaagtctgacaccccaaatatggccgctCTGGGACAGGGCTCCAGTCCAGCTTTCAGAATTGCTGACATGGTGCTCAGGAAGGAGACCGAGAGCCCCATGAGCTCGGACCGTAACCAAAACGTGCACATGATTGGCCGGACCCCTCCCATAATGCTTACTACTCATCCTGGATCTAGTCAAATGAGCCCTATACAGCACAGTTGGAAcataaccaacccccaccccccacacatacaaacacctttgtccggcatgaatctaactatgttatacccttccaagcacagaaacattaaattaaacccacttaaaactgtactttatttctaatgtttaccaatacaaatctaattCCCTTAAAACCACCTTTGTTTTACAAGCACTGCAGAGGTAAATGCATCAAGATCTTTATTTAAGAACAAAAATGTAGCAAAACCTATTTGTGATACAAAAAAGCAACTGAATTTGTATGCTTGTACTGTGAATAGAATTATAATTCTAGCAGGAATTGGCTCAAGTCACCCTGACGTCTTTTTTCCCTTTATCTTGTTTGTTAGGACAAACGGGTGCAGGGAACAACTGGGCCAAAGGACACTACACCGAAGGTGCCGAACTTGTCGACTCGGTAATGGATGTGCTGAGAAAGGAATGTGAGAACTGTGACTGCCTCCAAGGGTTTCAACTCACTCATTCACTGGGAGGTGGCACGGGCTCTGGCATGGGCACACTCCTGATCAGCAAAATCCGGGAGGAATATCCCGATAGAATTATGAACACCTTTAGTGTTATGCCATCACCAAAAGTATCAGACACTGTTGTTGAGCCATACAATGCCACCCTGTCCGTTCACCAGTTAGTTGAGAACACAGATGAAACTTACTGTATCGATAATGAGGCACTGTACGATATCTGCTTCCGTACTTTAAAACTGACCACTCCAACATATGGGGATTTGAACCATCTAGTGTCGGCGACAATGAGCGGGGTGACAACCTCGCTGCGTTTCCCTGGCCAGCTGAATGCGGATCTGCGGAAACTGGCTGTAAACATGGTGCCCTTCCCTCGATTGCACTTTTTTATGCCAGGCTTTGCCCCTCTTACAGCCCGGGGCAGTCAGCAGTACCGCACCCTCTCGGTCTCCGAGCTCACCCAGCAGATGTTCGATGCCAAAAACATGATGGCGGCCTGTGACCCTCGCCACGGCCGTTATCTGACTGTCGCTACTGTGTTCCGAGGGGCCTTGTCAATGAAGGAAATTGATGAGCAGATGCTCGCAGTGCAGAATAAGAACAGCAGCTACTTTGTGGAGTGGATCCCCAACAATGTCAAGGTGGCCGTTTGCGACATTCCACCCCGGGGCCTCAAAATGTCCTCCACCTTTATCGGGAACACCACGGCCATTCAGGAGATCTTCAAACGCATCTCGGAACAGTTTTCAGCCATGTTCCGCAGAAAGGCTTTCCTGCACTGGTTCACTGGGGAAGGGATGGATGAAATGGAATTTACGGAAGCTGAGAGCAACATGAATGATCTGGTGTCGGAGTATCAGCAGTATCAAGATGCAACTGCTGATGAAGCCGAAGATTTTGAAGAGGATGAGGAAGAATTGGATGAGGCTCAATGAAGCAAACTATAGACTGTTCAACAATTTGCCTTTGTCAACACCTATACAAGATTTCCGGGTTCTAACATATATGTTCTAATTAAAAGTAACTTTTGTCTATTCCCAACTCCTCGTTGGGGTGCCTTTGCTTATAATTAACAACCTGTAAGAAACTGAAAAGGTTCAAAATAAATATTGGAAGTAGCTTGTCGATCAACAAGCAAGATGAGAACTGTTTTGTTTTGTATTCTAGATTGAACCTATTAAAATGCTGACACCTAATGCTGGAAGGTTAGTTATTCTGATCTTTTAGCAGGTCAGCCTGCATTGCACAGCTGCCCCAGTGTGGAATTGGTCGCCAGGTAGCAAAGCTTTGTTAGCAGCTGGTAAAACAGTTACTTCAAAAGTGGAGCGTTACAGATGCTGGCAAAATAAATTTAACAAGAACCACTGGAGCACTTAGAAAGCCGGGTACCACCCGAGAGAATGGAAAAGATAACTTGGAAGTACAGGGCAGCCACTGTCAGTCAAGTGGCCTCCTCTGCTGTGTCGTTCTGTGGCTCTTCCTCAAAATTGAAAGGTAT
This Scyliorhinus torazame isolate Kashiwa2021f chromosome 11, sScyTor2.1, whole genome shotgun sequence DNA region includes the following protein-coding sequences:
- the LOC140385833 gene encoding tubulin beta-6 chain-like, translated to MREIVHIQAGQCGNQIGSKFWEVISDEHGIDPQGNYNGDSRLQLERINVYYNEAMSQKYVPRAILLDLEPGTMDSIRSGNLGQLFRPDNFIFGQTGAGNNWAKGHYTEGAELVDSVMDVLRKECENCDCLQGFQLTHSLGGGTGSGMGTLLISKIREEYPDRIMNTFSVMPSPKVSDTVVEPYNATLSVHQLVENTDETYCIDNEALYDICFRTLKLTTPTYGDLNHLVSATMSGVTTSLRFPGQLNADLRKLAVNMVPFPRLHFFMPGFAPLTARGSQQYRTLSVSELTQQMFDAKNMMAACDPRHGRYLTVATVFRGALSMKEIDEQMLAVQNKNSSYFVEWIPNNVKVAVCDIPPRGLKMSSTFIGNTTAIQEIFKRISEQFSAMFRRKAFLHWFTGEGMDEMEFTEAESNMNDLVSEYQQYQDATADEAEDFEEDEEELDEAQ